The Raoultibacter phocaeensis genome includes a window with the following:
- a CDS encoding InlB B-repeat-containing protein, producing MRRHLHKGLAALLCMCLLISYAPLPASAEAGNTVTASTDVQVLTVEGFKIYEQTPDFAATADEAKGFELKVAFAGGSAPYSYTWSRTVNGQPDAAFADEGTTSETALARPLATDTFADESEYAYTVEVTDGAGKTASATITLVVSDEYAYRTLSDGDVGVAGYIHKQASLSAYALDPACAAYAHLQQAAEGALVVGAWHAVVAGAPEGKRALVGRAEVTLPAPGAPEGEHVQIIGLDASGELATYSASVSGGTVTFKADALGAFAVAYDHPDKERFTIDASAGEGGQITPLGTATFAEGASQTYVVLPDSGYVVDGVLVDDAPAELTGNTYTFSSIDANHRIAVTFKQEPRDEATDHALHVVVNGGHGTVSVGGGAPAASVDATMKHGEPTLIELLPDAGYTVGSLTVNGVAHAVLGTSYLLPCMTSDATVEVTFAPGATPPLPVHSVQTEVLTEGGSISPESATVPHGRSASFAFVPDAGYELDAVTLNGADVTHRVAQGDGATLAIENIVCDHALAASFARSSVVPPDDTYYAVTATAGEGGTISPAGTTRLAAGASQTFYFIPDEGYKLDEVTVNGEKVQVAGFAYTLANIRANTAVHASFSTVTPGEPDPDVPLVHTIDASAGSGGTISPAGKVSVLDQGSMLFSFIPFAGYELDQVLVDGAPVTAQAGAYRFDGVVANHTIAASFKAKSGEDGPETVFHTVSASAGEGGSISPAGSVLVADGGSQTYSLIPNDGYAVDEVTVNGSPVQPTGNTYTLAEVKADARIAVSFKVEPGAVTPETFAITSSSSAGGIVSPDGSTSVVRGGSLSFSFVPFAGYELFRVVVDGADVPLAQITDGAYRFDNVEAEHSVRALFAKEGTVPVDPDDPDNPDPDPDPDPDVPTPAYATVHASAGDGGSISPAGDVRVAYGSAQMFLFEPDEGYTLDEVRVDGQKVEVTGFTYTLFNIKADTTIHATFRELGSGEPDPDKPVVYTIASSASRGGSISPLGETRMAAGGSVLYTFVADAGYELDTVKVDGVDITATLDGMSYRFRDLAADHTIEAAFAPASGGGDNPLVFHTVTAEAGEGGTVSPAGAVLVPDGQSQTFTFLPDAGKKVASLTVAGRTFAFTGSSYTLFGVKADTTVRVEFADTDDPPMPMLTHTVTASVEGSGGSVSPEGPVTVLDGASLLVALIADEGYEVDEVKVDGSTVQLGGTSYRVSDVRADTAVTVSFKQVDSPVPDDPFINVNVKIEVGADGERGGIVSPSGSLVMAHGSSQTFYVYPDQGYDLDAVYVNDEPTVAHPLTPATLLSARSAAGAGGGYWFTIDSVTEDMLVRVTFKKLAEDDPVPPPVTVHRVTASATTGGMISPSGTVRVADGGTVSYALKPDAGYHLESLTVGGVEVTDQVANSTYTLTGVSADTVVHAAFAADAGRPDDPTYATVKATAGAGGAISPAGEIRVKRGESLSFTLLPDAGYTVDEVTVNGNPVVPIDFVYTLFDIAGDTEVAATFRALGPDESDPVLPTVHSITASASAGGTVSPLGEVKVAQGTSALFTFVPDEGYGLSRVEVDGSPVAADVFAGGSYRFENVDAGHSIHAVFAPKSVDPPVPNTVTVSASSSEGGAIDPTGEVIVLRGESRVFTMVPDTGYELDTLTVDGRTFEYSGSTYTLFDITADTSIHAAFKQSGGDPGPGPGPGPDPGPGPDLDPDPDPDPNPDLNPDPAGTFFTINVTAAGQGCVSDLSGASSGAVKVAKGASKTFSFVPKAGFEVGTVKVDGAEVPAAAGYTFANVQADHTLEVVFEAQTAPVPNSPGQAINRFAQTGDATLALVLLAIGAAALAAGVAAVAWRRSSTRERTVRR from the coding sequence ATGAGAAGACACCTACACAAGGGATTGGCGGCACTTCTGTGCATGTGCCTGCTCATATCGTACGCGCCTCTGCCCGCATCGGCTGAGGCGGGCAACACGGTAACCGCGTCGACCGACGTGCAAGTGCTCACGGTCGAGGGCTTCAAGATCTACGAGCAGACGCCCGACTTCGCGGCAACGGCCGACGAGGCGAAGGGCTTCGAGCTCAAAGTGGCGTTTGCGGGAGGCTCCGCGCCGTACTCCTATACGTGGAGCCGCACGGTAAACGGGCAGCCCGACGCCGCCTTCGCCGACGAAGGTACCACGAGCGAAACGGCGCTTGCCCGTCCGCTTGCAACCGATACCTTCGCCGATGAAAGCGAGTACGCCTACACCGTCGAGGTAACCGATGGCGCCGGCAAAACGGCCAGCGCGACCATCACGTTAGTCGTATCGGACGAGTACGCGTACCGAACGCTTTCCGATGGCGACGTGGGCGTGGCGGGCTACATCCACAAGCAGGCGTCGCTTTCCGCCTACGCGCTCGATCCCGCGTGCGCCGCGTACGCCCACCTGCAGCAGGCTGCCGAAGGCGCGCTCGTTGTGGGCGCATGGCATGCCGTGGTCGCAGGCGCTCCCGAAGGCAAGCGGGCGCTCGTGGGCCGGGCCGAGGTGACGCTTCCCGCGCCCGGCGCGCCGGAAGGCGAACACGTGCAGATCATCGGCCTCGACGCGTCGGGCGAGCTCGCCACGTACTCCGCTTCCGTTTCCGGCGGCACGGTCACGTTCAAAGCGGACGCGCTCGGGGCCTTCGCCGTCGCCTACGATCACCCTGACAAAGAGCGCTTCACCATCGACGCGTCGGCGGGCGAGGGCGGCCAGATCACGCCCCTCGGCACCGCGACCTTCGCCGAGGGGGCGAGCCAAACCTACGTGGTGCTGCCCGATTCGGGCTACGTGGTCGACGGGGTGCTCGTGGACGATGCACCCGCAGAGCTTACGGGCAACACCTACACGTTCTCCTCCATCGATGCAAACCACCGCATCGCCGTAACGTTTAAGCAGGAGCCGCGCGACGAGGCCACCGACCATGCGCTTCATGTGGTCGTGAACGGCGGCCACGGCACGGTGTCGGTGGGGGGAGGCGCGCCCGCCGCTTCGGTCGATGCGACGATGAAGCACGGCGAGCCCACGCTCATCGAGCTTCTGCCCGACGCGGGCTACACGGTGGGCTCCCTGACGGTGAACGGGGTGGCGCACGCGGTTCTGGGCACGTCGTATCTGCTGCCGTGCATGACCTCGGATGCGACGGTGGAAGTGACGTTCGCTCCCGGAGCCACGCCGCCCTTGCCCGTGCACAGCGTGCAGACCGAGGTGCTCACCGAGGGCGGTTCCATCTCGCCCGAAAGCGCGACGGTGCCGCACGGCCGCTCCGCATCGTTCGCGTTCGTGCCCGATGCGGGCTACGAGCTCGATGCGGTCACCTTGAACGGCGCCGATGTCACGCACCGGGTCGCCCAAGGCGATGGCGCGACGCTTGCCATCGAGAACATCGTCTGCGACCACGCGCTTGCAGCTTCGTTCGCCCGCTCGTCGGTCGTGCCCCCCGATGATACGTACTACGCGGTCACCGCAACGGCCGGCGAGGGCGGTACCATCTCGCCCGCAGGCACGACGCGCCTGGCCGCCGGTGCGAGCCAGACGTTCTATTTCATTCCCGACGAGGGCTACAAGCTCGACGAGGTCACGGTGAACGGCGAAAAGGTGCAGGTAGCGGGATTTGCCTACACGCTTGCAAACATTCGGGCCAACACCGCTGTTCATGCATCGTTCAGCACTGTGACGCCGGGCGAGCCCGACCCCGACGTGCCTCTTGTCCATACGATCGATGCTTCGGCAGGATCGGGCGGCACCATCTCGCCTGCAGGTAAGGTTTCGGTGCTCGACCAGGGCTCGATGCTGTTCTCGTTCATACCTTTCGCAGGCTACGAGCTTGATCAGGTGCTCGTCGATGGCGCTCCCGTCACTGCGCAAGCTGGCGCGTACCGTTTCGACGGTGTGGTTGCGAACCACACGATAGCTGCAAGTTTCAAGGCGAAGTCGGGCGAAGACGGGCCCGAAACCGTGTTCCATACCGTGAGCGCCTCGGCGGGCGAGGGCGGCTCCATCTCGCCTGCGGGTAGCGTGCTCGTGGCCGATGGCGGATCTCAAACGTACTCGCTCATTCCGAATGATGGCTACGCGGTGGACGAGGTGACCGTGAACGGGAGCCCCGTGCAGCCGACGGGCAACACCTACACGCTCGCCGAGGTGAAAGCCGACGCTCGGATAGCGGTGTCGTTCAAGGTGGAACCAGGTGCCGTCACCCCCGAAACCTTCGCCATCACGTCGAGCTCATCTGCGGGCGGCATCGTCTCGCCCGACGGGTCCACCTCGGTGGTTCGAGGCGGCTCGCTGAGCTTTTCGTTCGTGCCGTTTGCGGGCTACGAGCTGTTCCGCGTGGTGGTCGACGGCGCCGACGTGCCGCTTGCGCAGATAACAGACGGCGCCTACCGCTTCGACAACGTGGAGGCAGAGCACAGCGTTCGCGCGCTGTTTGCGAAAGAGGGAACCGTGCCGGTTGATCCCGACGATCCCGACAACCCCGATCCCGACCCCGATCCGGACCCCGATGTGCCGACGCCCGCCTACGCCACGGTGCACGCGAGCGCGGGCGACGGCGGCTCCATCTCGCCTGCGGGTGATGTGCGTGTGGCCTACGGCTCGGCGCAGATGTTCTTGTTCGAGCCCGACGAGGGATACACGCTCGACGAGGTGCGCGTGGACGGCCAGAAGGTCGAGGTGACGGGCTTCACCTACACGCTGTTCAACATCAAAGCCGACACGACGATACACGCGACGTTCCGCGAGCTCGGCAGCGGCGAGCCCGATCCCGATAAGCCCGTCGTGTACACCATCGCATCGAGCGCGAGCAGGGGCGGCTCCATCTCGCCTTTGGGGGAGACGCGCATGGCCGCGGGCGGCTCGGTGCTCTACACGTTCGTCGCCGATGCGGGCTACGAGCTCGATACGGTGAAGGTGGACGGCGTTGATATTACCGCCACGCTTGACGGCATGTCCTACCGCTTCCGCGATCTCGCGGCCGATCACACCATCGAGGCCGCGTTCGCCCCCGCGTCTGGCGGCGGGGATAATCCGCTCGTCTTCCACACCGTGACGGCCGAAGCCGGGGAAGGCGGCACCGTTTCGCCTGCGGGTGCGGTGCTCGTGCCCGACGGGCAGTCGCAGACGTTTACCTTCCTACCCGATGCCGGCAAGAAGGTGGCCTCGCTCACGGTGGCAGGTCGCACGTTCGCCTTCACGGGATCGAGCTACACCCTGTTCGGCGTGAAGGCCGATACGACGGTTCGGGTCGAGTTCGCCGATACCGACGATCCGCCGATGCCGATGCTCACCCATACGGTGACGGCGTCGGTCGAGGGAAGCGGCGGCTCGGTTTCGCCCGAAGGCCCCGTAACGGTGCTCGACGGCGCGAGTTTGCTCGTCGCCCTCATCGCCGACGAAGGCTACGAAGTGGATGAAGTCAAGGTAGACGGTTCGACGGTCCAGCTCGGCGGCACGTCGTACCGCGTTTCAGATGTGCGAGCCGATACCGCCGTGACCGTTTCGTTCAAGCAGGTCGATTCGCCCGTGCCCGACGACCCCTTCATAAACGTGAATGTGAAGATCGAGGTTGGCGCTGATGGCGAAAGGGGCGGCATCGTTTCCCCCTCTGGCTCGCTCGTTATGGCGCACGGATCGTCGCAGACGTTCTACGTGTATCCCGACCAAGGCTACGACCTCGATGCGGTGTACGTGAACGACGAGCCGACGGTTGCCCATCCGCTCACGCCGGCCACCCTGCTTTCGGCGCGCTCGGCTGCGGGTGCGGGCGGTGGCTACTGGTTCACCATTGATTCGGTGACCGAAGACATGCTTGTGCGGGTGACGTTCAAGAAGCTCGCCGAGGACGATCCGGTACCGCCCCCGGTGACCGTCCATCGCGTGACGGCTTCGGCAACCACGGGCGGCATGATATCGCCGTCCGGAACGGTGCGGGTGGCCGATGGCGGAACGGTCTCCTACGCGCTCAAGCCCGATGCGGGCTACCATCTCGAATCGCTCACGGTCGGCGGCGTCGAAGTGACCGATCAGGTGGCAAACTCGACCTACACGCTGACGGGCGTATCTGCGGATACCGTCGTGCATGCGGCGTTCGCTGCCGATGCGGGCAGGCCCGACGATCCCACCTATGCGACGGTTAAGGCAACGGCGGGTGCGGGCGGCGCCATCTCGCCTGCGGGCGAGATCCGCGTGAAGCGGGGCGAGAGCCTTTCGTTTACGCTGCTGCCCGATGCGGGCTACACGGTCGACGAGGTGACAGTTAACGGAAACCCCGTGGTCCCGATCGATTTCGTGTACACTCTGTTCGATATTGCGGGCGATACCGAGGTTGCAGCCACGTTTCGCGCTCTTGGGCCCGACGAGTCTGATCCGGTGCTGCCCACTGTGCATTCGATTACGGCAAGCGCCTCTGCGGGCGGCACCGTCTCGCCTCTGGGCGAGGTGAAGGTGGCGCAGGGCACATCGGCGCTGTTCACCTTCGTGCCCGACGAAGGATACGGGCTTTCGCGCGTTGAAGTGGACGGCTCGCCCGTTGCAGCCGATGTGTTCGCGGGCGGCTCGTACCGTTTCGAGAACGTCGATGCCGGCCATAGCATCCACGCCGTGTTCGCGCCCAAATCGGTCGATCCTCCCGTGCCGAACACCGTGACTGTGAGCGCTTCGTCAAGCGAGGGCGGTGCGATCGACCCGACGGGCGAAGTGATCGTACTGCGCGGCGAATCGCGCGTGTTCACGATGGTGCCCGATACCGGCTACGAGCTCGATACGCTTACGGTCGACGGCCGCACGTTCGAATACAGCGGCTCCACCTACACGCTCTTCGACATCACGGCCGATACGTCCATCCACGCCGCGTTCAAGCAAAGCGGCGGCGATCCGGGTCCGGGACCTGGCCCCGGGCCTGACCCTGGGCCTGGGCCTGATCTGGATCCCGATCCTGACCCAGATCCGAACCCCGATCTGAACCCCGATCCCGCCGGCACGTTCTTCACCATTAACGTCACTGCGGCGGGCCAGGGATGCGTGTCCGATCTAAGCGGCGCTTCGTCGGGTGCGGTCAAAGTGGCGAAGGGTGCGAGCAAAACCTTCTCCTTCGTTCCCAAGGCTGGCTTCGAGGTCGGTACGGTGAAGGTGGATGGCGCAGAAGTGCCCGCAGCAGCCGGGTACACGTTTGCGAACGTGCAGGCCGACCATACGCTCGAAGTGGTGTTCGAGGCGCAAACCGCGCCCGTACCCAACAGCCCTGGTCAGGCTATCAACCGCTTCGCGCAAACAGGCGATGCGACGCTTGCACTCGTTCTGCTTGCGATAGGCGCTGCGGCTCTGGCGGCGGGCGTTGCCGCCGTTGCGTGGCGTCGTTCCTCGACACGGGAAAGGACGGTTCGCCGATGA
- a CDS encoding bifunctional diguanylate cyclase/phosphodiesterase has product MRELAYVDPVTGGYSWIRFEAEAVERIRSAPAGTYVLVTFNLDGFKLVNDAFGSERGDATLRHVHRTIARLMDEGNLLCRTFADHFILLCTVMPEAEIIRRMEVFSRELNRFNEGACAKYYLSTSAGAYVIDDPSLSLVQIRDRSNVARRNANTAGSDSLCRCGFYSDADRLGLLREKQLENRMGDLVESGELAAYLQPKLDLQTRTVAGAEALVRWQDPEQGLVMPDEFIPFFERNGYIVRIDLWVFEQACLNLRRWIDAGEDPVPISVNLSRAHLDDPRFPAPLVAIRERYGVPAHLLEFELTETLAATAPALAVEAVDRIRAAGFKSSIDDFGSGYSSLGMLKDVRADTLKLDREFLHGAGDEKAAAPQPALDPGAPPGPCSARPAQPATAAATDLAHPATSAATDPARFAPLAAAPALAAPQPAQPATYPSSDEPQPGGSPRASAVVESVVAMARRLGMQVVCEGVESKEQLEALAAMGCDLAQGFAVAPALPPAEFERMAFGRAVG; this is encoded by the coding sequence TTGAGAGAGCTCGCGTACGTCGATCCGGTGACGGGCGGGTACTCGTGGATCCGCTTTGAGGCCGAGGCTGTCGAGCGTATCCGATCGGCTCCTGCAGGAACGTACGTGCTCGTGACGTTCAATCTTGACGGGTTCAAGCTCGTGAACGACGCCTTCGGAAGCGAGCGGGGCGATGCAACGCTTCGCCACGTGCACCGCACCATCGCGCGTTTGATGGACGAGGGCAATCTGCTCTGCCGCACGTTCGCCGACCATTTCATCCTGCTGTGCACGGTGATGCCCGAGGCAGAGATCATACGGCGCATGGAGGTGTTTTCCCGCGAGCTCAATCGGTTCAACGAGGGCGCTTGTGCAAAGTACTACCTTTCTACGAGCGCGGGTGCCTACGTGATCGACGATCCCTCGCTTTCGCTCGTGCAGATACGCGACCGCTCCAACGTGGCCAGGCGCAATGCGAATACGGCGGGATCGGACTCCCTTTGCCGTTGCGGCTTCTACTCCGATGCCGATCGTCTGGGGCTTCTGCGCGAGAAGCAGCTTGAGAACAGGATGGGCGATCTTGTGGAAAGCGGCGAGCTCGCAGCCTACCTCCAGCCCAAGCTCGACCTGCAAACCCGCACGGTGGCGGGGGCCGAGGCGCTTGTGCGTTGGCAGGATCCCGAGCAGGGCCTTGTCATGCCCGACGAGTTCATCCCGTTCTTCGAGAGGAACGGCTACATTGTGCGGATCGATCTTTGGGTGTTCGAACAGGCATGTCTCAATCTGAGACGGTGGATCGACGCGGGCGAAGACCCCGTACCGATTTCGGTAAACCTGTCGCGCGCGCATTTGGACGATCCGCGGTTCCCTGCGCCCCTGGTAGCAATCCGCGAGCGTTACGGCGTGCCCGCGCACCTGCTCGAATTCGAACTCACCGAGACGCTCGCGGCTACCGCCCCCGCCCTCGCGGTCGAGGCCGTCGACCGCATCCGCGCCGCAGGCTTCAAAAGCTCCATCGACGACTTCGGCAGCGGCTACTCGTCCCTCGGCATGCTCAAAGACGTCCGCGCCGACACCCTGAAGCTCGACCGCGAGTTCCTGCACGGGGCGGGTGACGAGAAGGCCGCCGCCCCTCAACCCGCCCTAGATCCGGGGGCGCCGCCTGGCCCGTGCTCGGCGCGCCCCGCCCAGCCCGCAACGGCCGCGGCTACCGATCTCGCACACCCTGCTACGTCCGCGGCTACCGATCCCGCACGCTTCGCCCCGCTAGCCGCCGCACCTGCGCTCGCCGCGCCGCAGCCCGCCCAGCCCGCAACGTACCCGTCGTCTGACGAGCCGCAGCCCGGTGGCTCCCCCCGCGCCTCGGCCGTGGTCGAGTCGGTGGTCGCCATGGCCCGTCGCCTCGGCATGCAGGTCGTCTGCGAGGGCGTGGAGTCAAAGGAGCAGCTCGAAGCGCTCGCCGCCATGGGCTGCGACCTCGCCCAGGGCTTCGCGGTCGCCCCAGCCCTCCCGCCCGCCGAGTTCGAGCGCATGGCCTTCGGCCGGGCCGTGGGGTAG
- a CDS encoding helix-turn-helix domain-containing protein, whose translation MSTQTPPRPAPAFMSPEAALLFGQKSRVGGQTHTGQIGHGSRFGQAGQHPHGDDRETQEAQHSSGREAQTGQRAHGEREVQHARAREAQPQQRAHAGQAVHGEPAKRRPLTIKQVEYFVAAVECGSLTAAAEEKDITVQGISQAVADLEREIGTLLLERGRQGTAPTAFGFECYARAKSLLLHFNEFDMFLRSQKRSPR comes from the coding sequence ATGAGCACGCAAACGCCTCCACGGCCTGCACCTGCGTTCATGAGTCCGGAAGCTGCCCTGCTGTTCGGGCAGAAAAGCCGCGTCGGCGGGCAGACGCACACAGGCCAGATCGGCCACGGCAGTCGCTTTGGCCAAGCGGGGCAGCACCCGCACGGCGACGATCGCGAAACGCAGGAAGCGCAGCATTCGAGCGGCCGCGAGGCGCAGACGGGGCAGCGTGCGCATGGCGAGCGTGAGGTGCAGCACGCGCGCGCCCGCGAGGCACAGCCCCAGCAGCGCGCGCACGCCGGTCAGGCCGTGCACGGCGAACCCGCCAAGCGCCGCCCGCTCACGATCAAGCAGGTAGAATACTTCGTGGCGGCGGTGGAGTGCGGAAGCCTCACGGCCGCTGCCGAGGAGAAGGACATCACGGTACAGGGCATATCGCAAGCGGTGGCCGATCTCGAGCGCGAGATCGGCACGCTGCTGCTCGAACGAGGGCGGCAGGGAACGGCGCCGACGGCATTCGGGTTCGAGTGCTACGCGCGGGCGAAATCGCTTCTGCTGCATTTCAACGAATTCGATATGTTTCTGCGTAGCCAAAAGCGTTCTCCGCGGTGA
- a CDS encoding AlbA family DNA-binding domain-containing protein: MELSDFENLREANRLEAKDARGGLPKSMWETYSAFANTEGGTILLGIEEKGDRTLRVVGVGKPETLLDDLWNTINNSQKVSANILVESDVAVREINGKHVITIEVPRADRRAKPVFINNNLLTGTFRRNHAGDYHCRYEEVQSMMRDAASESQDAKIVEARLDELDQDTIRRYRNVYEGKHVGHPWNGLSDEEFLRCIGAAAEEETGTLLPTGAGLLMFGKEWNIVRVFPHYFLDYRQETDPSNRWEDRITSQTGDWSGNLFDFYQRAYNKL; encoded by the coding sequence GTGGAGCTTTCAGATTTCGAGAACTTGAGGGAAGCAAATCGTCTGGAGGCGAAGGACGCTCGAGGCGGGTTGCCTAAAAGCATGTGGGAGACGTATTCCGCTTTTGCCAACACCGAAGGCGGCACCATTCTTCTCGGCATCGAAGAGAAAGGCGACCGCACGTTGCGCGTTGTTGGCGTCGGCAAGCCAGAAACCCTGCTAGACGACCTGTGGAACACCATCAACAATTCCCAGAAAGTGAGCGCGAACATCCTTGTTGAGAGCGATGTGGCCGTCCGCGAAATCAACGGCAAGCACGTGATAACCATCGAGGTACCTCGTGCAGATAGACGTGCGAAACCGGTCTTCATCAACAACAATCTTCTTACGGGAACGTTTAGGCGCAACCATGCGGGCGATTACCATTGCAGATACGAAGAAGTTCAGTCCATGATGAGAGATGCGGCATCGGAAAGCCAGGATGCCAAGATCGTAGAGGCGCGATTGGACGAGCTGGATCAGGACACAATCAGGCGCTATCGAAACGTCTACGAAGGAAAGCATGTAGGGCATCCATGGAATGGACTTTCCGACGAAGAGTTCCTTCGCTGTATCGGAGCGGCTGCTGAAGAAGAGACTGGTACGCTGCTACCCACAGGTGCCGGACTGCTCATGTTCGGCAAGGAGTGGAACATCGTGAGGGTGTTTCCCCACTATTTTCTCGATTACCGTCAAGAAACCGATCCGAGCAATCGTTGGGAAGACCGCATCACATCCCAGACTGGAGACTGGTCGGGCAACTTATTCGACTTCTATCAGCGCGCTTACAATAAACTCTAG
- a CDS encoding ATP-binding protein → MEGTYRVDDTPAHRALREALVNCLTNANYYERRGIVCLREQNALSLANPGDFRIDIERAMRGGVSDPRNETLMKMFALVDIGERAGSGLPKIFRGWAECGYLSPFYKEEFGPDRTTLTLPLTIKADQSASDSTAQTKVEERSKRAVKKSGQKAGASDIRKERYEANRKAIIEYLDNEDTARSLDIAAAIGLGKTRTNEILKSMVEEGVIQAEGTTHNRMYRLGGA, encoded by the coding sequence ATGGAAGGAACCTACCGTGTAGACGACACGCCCGCGCATCGTGCCCTGCGCGAAGCCCTTGTCAACTGCCTTACCAACGCAAATTACTATGAGCGCCGCGGAATCGTGTGCCTGAGGGAGCAAAATGCGCTGAGCCTCGCGAATCCGGGCGATTTCCGCATTGACATCGAACGTGCGATGAGGGGCGGTGTATCCGATCCGCGAAACGAAACGCTTATGAAGATGTTCGCACTCGTTGACATTGGCGAACGCGCGGGTAGCGGTCTTCCGAAGATTTTCAGAGGCTGGGCGGAGTGCGGCTATCTTAGCCCGTTTTACAAAGAGGAGTTCGGACCTGACCGCACAACTCTGACACTGCCGCTTACAATAAAGGCAGATCAAAGCGCCTCCGATTCGACCGCTCAAACGAAAGTCGAAGAGCGGTCAAAAAGAGCGGTCAAAAAGAGCGGTCAAAAAGCAGGCGCTTCGGATATCCGAAAAGAACGCTACGAAGCAAACAGGAAAGCGATCATAGAATACTTGGACAACGAAGACACGGCTCGCTCCTTGGATATCGCGGCAGCCATCGGCCTTGGCAAAACTCGCACCAACGAGATACTGAAGAGCATGGTTGAAGAAGGCGTGATACAAGCGGAAGGCACGACACACAACAGGATGTACCGTCTCGGCGGCGCCTAG